A genomic segment from Flavobacterium inviolabile encodes:
- a CDS encoding aminopeptidase P family protein, whose translation MKYHQIDRDLFIKNRKKFAAAMKPNSIAVFNSNDIYPVSADSTLPFAQHRDIFYLSGVDQEESILVIFPDAPYESQKEMLFLRETNEHIAIWEGEKLTKERAFEVSGVKTVHWLQDFEKVLYELMTYADTMYINTNEHYRAKVETETREARFVKWWKENYPAHKVEKSNPILQRLRSVKESEELDLIQQACNITEKGFRRILSFVKPGVMEYEVEAEFAHEFLRNRSKGFAYTPIIASGNNANVLHYIENNQQCNAGDLLLLDVGAEYANYSSDMTRTIPVSGKFTKRQREVYDAVLRVKNEAGKMLVPGNFWKQYHVEVGKIMTSELLGLGLLDKADVQNENPDWPAYKKYFMHGTSHHMGLDTHDYGLLYEPMQANMVFTIEPGIYIPAEGFGIRIEDDVVIQASGEPFNLMRNIPIEADEIESLMNR comes from the coding sequence ATGAAATACCATCAAATAGACCGGGACTTATTCATTAAAAACCGCAAAAAATTCGCTGCGGCAATGAAGCCAAACAGTATCGCTGTTTTTAACTCCAATGATATTTATCCTGTTAGTGCAGACAGTACGTTGCCATTTGCACAGCACCGTGACATTTTCTATCTGTCCGGCGTAGATCAGGAAGAAAGCATCCTGGTTATTTTCCCCGATGCTCCTTATGAATCTCAAAAGGAAATGTTATTCTTAAGAGAAACCAATGAACACATTGCGATATGGGAAGGTGAAAAACTAACCAAAGAACGCGCATTTGAGGTTTCCGGTGTTAAAACCGTACACTGGTTACAGGATTTCGAAAAGGTATTGTATGAACTGATGACTTATGCCGATACGATGTATATCAACACGAATGAGCATTACCGTGCCAAGGTGGAAACCGAAACACGTGAAGCCCGTTTTGTAAAATGGTGGAAAGAAAACTATCCTGCGCATAAAGTAGAAAAAAGCAATCCGATTTTACAGCGTTTGCGTTCGGTAAAAGAAAGCGAAGAACTGGATTTAATCCAACAGGCCTGTAATATTACCGAAAAAGGTTTCCGTCGTATTTTATCGTTTGTAAAACCGGGCGTTATGGAATATGAAGTAGAAGCCGAATTTGCACACGAGTTCCTGAGAAACCGTTCCAAAGGTTTTGCCTATACTCCTATTATTGCTTCCGGTAACAACGCAAATGTATTGCACTATATCGAGAACAACCAGCAGTGTAATGCCGGTGATTTATTATTATTGGATGTTGGTGCCGAGTATGCCAACTATTCGAGCGATATGACCCGAACCATTCCGGTTTCCGGGAAATTCACCAAAAGACAAAGAGAAGTTTACGATGCGGTATTGCGCGTAAAAAACGAAGCCGGTAAAATGCTGGTACCGGGTAATTTCTGGAAACAATACCATGTTGAAGTAGGAAAAATAATGACTTCCGAATTGCTAGGTTTAGGATTACTGGACAAAGCTGACGTTCAGAACGAAAATCCGGACTGGCCGGCTTATAAAAAATACTTCATGCACGGTACTTCCCACCACATGGGATTGGACACGCACGATTACGGTTTGCTGTATGAGCCGATGCAGGCAAATATGGTTTTCACGATCGAACCGGGAATTTACATTCCTGCTGAAGGATTCGGAATCCGTATTGAAGACGATGTGGTTATCCAGGCAAGCGGAGAGCCTTTCAACCTGATGCGCAATATTCCTATTGAGGCTGACGAAATCGAAAGCTTAATGAATCGCTAA
- a CDS encoding alpha/beta fold hydrolase yields MKHILFKNTKIAYSETGKGTALVFLHGFLENSGMWDFYTKAFSKKYRVITIDLLGHGQSESIGYIHSMEDMADAVHAVLSELRIRKAVFTGHSMGGYVALAFAELYPDNVKGMVLLNSTSRADSDERKRNRDRAIIAVKQSYSNFIRMSIANLFSEDNRERLTETIEKVKLEALKTPLQGIIAALEGMKARNDREVILHFAPYPIMLILGKKDPVLNYNDSLEQLEGTAVKLVTFNDGHMSHIENKYELKGILSDFFKNI; encoded by the coding sequence TTGAAACACATTCTTTTTAAAAATACTAAAATTGCTTATTCCGAAACCGGAAAAGGAACCGCCTTGGTTTTTCTGCATGGTTTTTTAGAGAATTCCGGTATGTGGGATTTTTACACCAAAGCTTTTTCTAAAAAATACCGCGTTATCACGATCGATTTACTGGGTCACGGACAATCGGAATCTATCGGCTACATTCACAGTATGGAAGATATGGCCGATGCCGTTCATGCCGTTTTGAGTGAGCTTCGTATCCGGAAAGCGGTTTTTACCGGACATTCTATGGGTGGTTATGTTGCTCTGGCTTTCGCCGAATTGTATCCGGACAATGTTAAAGGAATGGTGCTGCTTAACTCTACTTCCAGAGCCGACAGCGACGAGCGCAAGCGCAACCGGGATCGTGCCATTATTGCCGTAAAGCAAAGCTATTCGAATTTTATCAGAATGTCGATTGCCAATTTATTCAGTGAAGACAATCGCGAAAGACTGACCGAAACCATTGAGAAGGTAAAACTGGAAGCTTTAAAAACACCCTTACAGGGCATTATTGCCGCTTTGGAAGGTATGAAAGCCCGCAATGACCGGGAAGTTATTTTACACTTTGCGCCGTATCCCATTATGCTTATTCTGGGCAAAAAAGATCCGGTACTAAACTATAACGACAGCCTTGAACAGCTTGAAGGTACCGCTGTAAAACTCGTCACGTTCAACGACGGCCACATGAGCCACATTGAAAACAAATATGAGCTGAAAGGGATCTTATCGGATTTCTTTAAGAACATCTAA
- a CDS encoding PD-(D/E)XK nuclease family protein — protein MVNYSFLDKLSSEIVSQYQENLSGITIVLPNKRAKIFLIEALKKQLNGTVFAPEIISIEDFIQNVAGIRTCDSIELLFEFYDVYLELTPKEKQQPFELFANWAKTLLQDFNEIDRYLLKPGHVFSYLKDIEDIKHWSLDLEQRTTLIENYLEFWNLLPSYYQGLYEHLLRKGIGYQGLIYREAVENLNHFSEAIGDKKLLFAGFNALNQAEEKIMQQLLFNEQAKVYWDIDEVFLNDTFHDAGLFVRRFKKEWKQYTTQPFEWIVNEFSQEKNIRIIGTPKTVGQAKIAGKLIEEVQLKTESLDKVALVLGEENLLIPVLYALPNTIESLNITMGYSSKNNPAQILIHKLFKLHTNAIQRDEKNYVFYYKEILDILTHPLVEPYAKASYAVQIVNKNNITFLTQKKLLEINNYPTGLFSLLFEKWSDDVISVLNRLSEIILTIKSFLSNDNEEDKISKAFLYSVFKVINKLINYYEAHPKIDNLNTLFTVYKQIIDLAEVSFEGEPLTGLQIMGVLESRVLDFETVIITSMNEGKFPAGKTTNSFIPYDVKRELGLPTYKEKDAIYSYHFYHLLLRAKNIYLLYNTESEGLDAGERSRFITQLEIEKRPKHVLTHQIYNAFLPDKAYEPVVIPKSDGVLARLKEIATVKGFSPSGLTTYMRNPIQFYNQRILRISEVEEVEENIALNTLGTIIHGVLEELYRPYLGKFLTLPDVDQMFGASNAEVEKQFRMIYKEGEIAKGKNLLAFEVAKRNVHNFLREEKKQLENNDAVKILGLEIPLERVLEDSRLPFPVKIAGNVDRIEQRNGKIRIVDYKTGRVEKNSVLLKDWTGLTADIKNDKIIQLLCYAFMYEQHCNGMELEVGIISFKNMRNGFMPFGFKEEKEFNMMITAETLASFRTEIIILINEILNAGIPFEERIQ, from the coding sequence ATGGTGAATTATTCCTTTTTAGATAAATTAAGCAGCGAAATCGTATCGCAATACCAGGAAAACCTGTCCGGGATTACAATTGTTTTACCCAACAAAAGGGCGAAAATATTTTTAATAGAAGCGCTGAAAAAACAATTGAACGGAACGGTATTCGCTCCCGAAATCATCAGTATCGAAGACTTTATTCAAAATGTTGCCGGCATTCGCACCTGCGATAGTATTGAATTGCTGTTTGAATTCTATGATGTTTATCTGGAATTAACGCCCAAAGAGAAACAACAGCCTTTTGAGCTTTTTGCTAACTGGGCAAAAACATTGCTGCAGGATTTTAATGAAATTGACCGCTACCTGCTAAAACCAGGCCATGTGTTTTCCTATCTGAAAGATATTGAAGACATCAAGCACTGGTCGTTAGACCTGGAACAAAGAACCACGCTGATTGAAAACTATCTGGAATTCTGGAATTTATTACCCTCCTATTATCAGGGATTATACGAACACCTACTTCGGAAAGGAATAGGCTATCAGGGACTGATCTACCGGGAAGCTGTTGAAAACCTGAACCATTTCTCGGAAGCCATAGGTGATAAAAAACTGCTGTTTGCAGGCTTTAATGCGCTGAATCAGGCAGAAGAAAAGATAATGCAGCAACTGCTGTTTAACGAACAGGCAAAAGTGTATTGGGACATCGATGAGGTTTTCCTGAACGATACCTTTCACGATGCCGGACTATTTGTCAGAAGGTTTAAAAAAGAGTGGAAACAATATACTACGCAGCCGTTTGAATGGATCGTAAACGAATTCAGCCAGGAAAAAAACATCCGGATTATCGGAACGCCGAAAACCGTAGGCCAGGCAAAAATTGCCGGAAAACTGATTGAAGAAGTGCAGCTCAAAACAGAAAGTCTGGACAAGGTCGCGCTTGTTTTAGGGGAAGAAAACCTGCTCATTCCGGTGCTGTATGCGCTGCCCAATACGATTGAAAGCCTGAATATTACAATGGGTTACAGCAGTAAAAATAACCCGGCTCAGATATTGATACACAAATTGTTCAAACTTCACACAAACGCCATACAGCGGGATGAAAAGAATTATGTGTTCTACTATAAAGAAATACTGGATATCCTGACGCATCCGTTAGTCGAACCGTATGCGAAGGCTTCCTATGCTGTTCAGATTGTGAATAAAAACAATATTACGTTCCTGACGCAAAAAAAACTGCTCGAAATCAACAATTATCCTACCGGATTATTCTCTTTATTATTCGAGAAATGGAGTGATGATGTCATTAGTGTGCTGAACAGGCTTTCGGAAATTATCCTTACAATCAAGTCCTTCCTGAGTAATGATAATGAAGAAGATAAAATATCCAAAGCCTTCCTGTATTCGGTTTTCAAAGTAATTAACAAGCTTATTAATTATTATGAGGCACATCCAAAAATTGATAACCTGAATACGCTTTTCACGGTTTACAAGCAGATTATCGACCTGGCGGAAGTTTCATTTGAAGGAGAGCCGCTAACCGGATTGCAGATAATGGGTGTTTTGGAAAGTCGTGTGCTGGATTTCGAAACGGTAATCATTACCTCGATGAATGAAGGTAAATTTCCGGCCGGAAAAACCACGAATTCATTCATCCCTTATGATGTTAAAAGAGAATTGGGATTGCCTACCTATAAGGAAAAAGATGCTATTTACAGCTATCACTTTTACCACTTATTGCTAAGGGCTAAAAATATTTACCTGCTGTACAATACCGAAAGTGAAGGATTGGATGCCGGGGAACGCAGCCGTTTTATTACGCAGCTGGAAATTGAAAAAAGACCGAAGCATGTCCTGACACATCAAATTTACAATGCTTTTTTACCGGATAAAGCCTACGAGCCGGTCGTGATCCCGAAATCTGACGGAGTACTGGCGCGTTTAAAGGAAATCGCTACAGTAAAAGGATTTTCGCCATCCGGACTGACCACCTATATGCGGAATCCGATTCAGTTTTATAACCAGCGAATACTGCGGATATCCGAAGTGGAAGAAGTTGAGGAAAACATTGCTCTGAATACTCTGGGAACCATTATCCATGGTGTGCTGGAAGAACTGTATCGTCCATATCTGGGGAAATTTTTGACATTACCTGATGTGGACCAGATGTTTGGTGCATCAAATGCGGAAGTTGAAAAACAATTCCGGATGATTTATAAGGAAGGAGAGATTGCCAAAGGTAAAAACCTGCTCGCTTTTGAAGTGGCGAAACGGAACGTACACAACTTCCTCAGAGAGGAGAAAAAACAATTGGAAAACAATGATGCGGTTAAGATCTTAGGTCTGGAAATCCCGTTGGAAAGAGTGCTGGAAGACAGCCGGTTGCCGTTTCCGGTCAAAATTGCCGGTAATGTGGATCGGATTGAACAGCGCAACGGAAAAATAAGGATAGTGGATTATAAAACCGGAAGAGTCGAAAAGAACAGTGTGCTCTTAAAAGACTGGACTGGTTTAACCGCGGACATAAAAAATGATAAGATCATACAGCTGCTCTGCTATGCTTTTATGTATGAACAGCACTGTAACGGTATGGAACTGGAAGTGGGGATTATATCCTTTAAAAATATGCGGAACGGCTTTATGCCTTTTGGATTTAAAGAGGAAAAAGAATTCAATATGATGATAACGGCGGAGACGCTGGCCAGTTTCCGGACGGAAATTATTATCCTGATCAATGAAATCCTGAACGCCGGAATTCCTTTTGAAGAGCGGATACAATAA
- a CDS encoding OmpA family protein codes for MRHLNKLFVAALMFAGLSSQAQDSNNPWAITIGANAVDTRFSASKKLEEQFSQYFNVRDNWNIIPSVSFVNVSRHVGDNFSFGVTGSVNKITRFVEPRVTIPGDYTVVNPGDLSYYGIDGVINYSFMNLIGSKVIDPSAHIGGGYTFFGDASTGTVNGGLGLTFWFSENVGLSFRSTYKHSFDETRNPSVDVPSHMQHFAGITFKFGGKDTDGDGIYDKDDACPDVAGLKEFQGCPDTDGDGIPDKDDACPDVAGLKEFQGCPDTDGDGIADKDDACPEVAGLKQFNGCPDTDGDGVPDNLDKCPSVKGPKENAGCPWPDRDGDGVADKDDKCPDVKGTVANNGCPEVSDETIKKLNAYAKTILFNSGKATFQKQTFPVLQSITAILKEYPHARFSIEGHTDSDGKDAFNQKLSEERAKAVKDYLIENGIDFERLSSIGYGESKPIDTNKTAKGKANNRRVEVKLIK; via the coding sequence ATGAGACATCTAAACAAATTATTCGTAGCAGCATTGATGTTTGCGGGTCTTAGTTCGCAGGCTCAGGATAGCAATAACCCTTGGGCTATTACTATTGGTGCGAACGCTGTAGACACAAGATTCAGTGCCAGCAAGAAATTAGAAGAACAATTTTCACAGTATTTTAACGTAAGAGATAATTGGAATATTATCCCTTCTGTTTCTTTCGTTAATGTTTCTAGACACGTAGGAGATAACTTCTCTTTCGGAGTGACTGGATCGGTAAATAAAATTACAAGATTCGTAGAGCCAAGAGTTACGATTCCTGGAGATTACACTGTTGTAAATCCTGGTGATCTTTCTTACTACGGTATCGATGGGGTTATCAACTATAGCTTCATGAATTTAATCGGATCTAAAGTTATTGATCCTTCTGCTCACATTGGTGGAGGTTATACTTTCTTTGGAGATGCTAGTACAGGAACTGTAAACGGAGGTTTAGGTTTAACTTTCTGGTTCTCTGAAAACGTAGGTTTATCTTTCCGTTCAACTTACAAGCATTCATTTGATGAGACAAGAAATCCTTCTGTTGATGTTCCTTCTCATATGCAGCATTTCGCTGGTATTACTTTCAAATTTGGAGGTAAAGATACAGACGGAGACGGAATCTATGATAAAGATGACGCTTGTCCAGATGTAGCTGGTTTAAAAGAATTCCAAGGTTGTCCTGATACAGACGGTGACGGTATTCCAGATAAAGATGATGCTTGTCCGGATGTAGCTGGTCTTAAAGAATTCCAGGGATGTCCTGATACAGACGGTGATGGTATCGCTGATAAAGATGATGCTTGTCCTGAAGTAGCTGGTTTAAAACAATTCAACGGATGTCCTGATACAGACGGTGACGGTGTGCCAGATAACTTAGACAAATGTCCTTCTGTAAAAGGTCCTAAAGAAAATGCAGGTTGTCCTTGGCCAGATAGAGATGGTGACGGTGTAGCTGATAAAGATGATAAATGTCCAGACGTTAAAGGAACTGTTGCTAACAACGGATGTCCTGAAGTTTCTGACGAGACTATCAAAAAATTAAATGCTTACGCTAAAACAATCTTATTCAACTCTGGTAAAGCTACTTTCCAAAAACAAACTTTCCCAGTATTACAGTCAATCACTGCAATCTTGAAAGAATATCCTCATGCTAGATTCAGCATTGAAGGTCACACGGATAGCGATGGTAAAGATGCATTCAACCAAAAATTATCTGAAGAAAGAGCTAAAGCTGTTAAAGATTATTTAATCGAAAACGGAATCGATTTCGAAAGATTATCTTCAATCGGATATGGTGAATCTAAACCAATCGATACTAACAAAACAGCTAAAGGTAAAGCTAACAACAGACGTGTTGAGGTTAAATTAATCAAATAA
- the kbl gene encoding glycine C-acetyltransferase — protein MYGKIKDYLQNELNTIQENGLFKKERIITSPQGAEIKIASGETVLNFCANNYLGLSSHPEVVQAAKDALDTHGFGMSSVRFICGTQDIHKTLEQKIANFYGTEDTILYAAAFDANGGVFEPLLGEEDAIISDSLNHASIIDGVRLCKAARYRYENNNMADLEQQLIKANEEGRRFKLIVTDGVFSMDGLVAPLDKICDLADKYDAMVMVDECHAAGFIGATGKGTLEAKNVMGRVDIITGTLGKALGGAMGGYTTAKKEIIEILRQRSRPYLFSNSLAPSIVGASIKVFELLEKDTALRDKLEWNTNYFKTGMKEAGFDIIDGDSAIVPVMLYDAKLSQVMADELLKKGIYVIGFFFPVVPKDKARIRVQLSAAHSKEHLDKAINAFKEVGKALGVIQ, from the coding sequence ATGTACGGAAAAATCAAAGATTATTTGCAAAACGAATTAAATACAATTCAGGAAAACGGATTGTTTAAAAAAGAAAGAATCATTACTTCTCCGCAGGGAGCCGAAATTAAAATTGCTTCCGGCGAAACCGTTTTAAATTTTTGTGCCAATAACTACTTAGGCTTGTCTTCTCATCCGGAAGTGGTTCAGGCAGCGAAAGATGCTTTGGATACACACGGTTTCGGAATGTCGTCTGTACGTTTTATCTGCGGAACTCAGGATATTCATAAAACATTAGAACAAAAAATAGCCAACTTTTACGGAACGGAAGATACGATCCTTTATGCAGCAGCTTTTGATGCTAACGGAGGTGTTTTTGAACCGTTATTGGGTGAGGAGGATGCAATTATTTCCGATAGCTTAAACCACGCGTCTATTATTGACGGAGTGCGTTTGTGTAAAGCGGCACGTTACCGTTATGAAAACAATAATATGGCCGATTTGGAGCAGCAGCTTATCAAGGCAAATGAAGAAGGAAGACGCTTCAAACTGATCGTTACCGATGGGGTCTTTTCAATGGACGGACTGGTAGCGCCTTTGGATAAAATCTGTGATCTGGCAGACAAATATGATGCAATGGTTATGGTAGACGAGTGCCATGCGGCAGGATTTATCGGAGCAACCGGAAAAGGAACATTGGAAGCTAAAAACGTTATGGGTCGTGTGGATATCATCACCGGAACATTAGGAAAAGCTTTGGGTGGAGCAATGGGAGGTTATACCACCGCTAAAAAAGAAATTATCGAAATTTTAAGACAGCGTTCCCGTCCGTATTTGTTTTCAAACTCTTTGGCGCCTTCAATTGTGGGAGCTTCAATAAAAGTGTTTGAATTGTTGGAAAAAGACACTGCTTTAAGAGATAAACTGGAGTGGAATACCAATTATTTTAAAACCGGAATGAAAGAAGCCGGATTTGATATTATTGACGGCGATTCGGCAATTGTACCGGTAATGCTGTATGATGCGAAACTTTCTCAGGTAATGGCAGATGAATTGCTGAAAAAAGGAATCTATGTAATCGGATTCTTCTTCCCGGTGGTTCCTAAGGATAAAGCAAGAATAAGAGTACAACTGTCTGCGGCTCATTCAAAAGAGCATCTGGATAAGGCAATAAATGCATTTAAAGAGGTTGGAAAAGCATTGGGAGTAATTCAATAA
- a CDS encoding UvrD-helicase domain-containing protein yields the protein MNKTAFSIYDASAGSGKTYTLVKEYLKILLQSDTNDAYKKILAITFTNKAVEEMKTRIVSSLSEFSKEAPNDKAMDLMQDIAAEIRLSLVTIKDKSKAIIKNIIHNYASFDISTIDKFTHKVIRAFAHDLNLPVTFDVSLETDSLLQEAVDAIVAKAGEDHELTNILVDFSVDKTDNDKSWDVTGELLDVGRLLMNENNRNEIVNFQDKTIEEFQVIKQQLTAAIAKLEADCVAKADEAMALIESKGIDLKSFSRGTFPNHLGYIQKGELKSSHKKFREAEDIAVNKTAKDKEIIESISGTLITLLEEVYKNYEKKSFYEAFLKNITPLSLLNSISKELERIQKEQNILSISEFNAIIYKEIQNQPAPFIYERLGERYKHFFIDEFQDTSEMQWHNLIPLIDNALSSEDLSGTRGSLMIVGDPKQSIYRWRGGKAEQFIALSKCRNPFSNPDKQLVRLEKNFRSYSEVIEFNNAFFAMLSDEFSNADYQDLYRNHSHQQVNAKTGGYVNISFIPDVVEADENNEEEADGKEQLYLKATLQTIKEVVAKGFAYKDIVLLTRKRSSGVALANFLTENSVKILSSETLLIENATEVRLILNVLRYLKNNNDKEAKAAFLYFVAQYRQTQLPVHDCIEKGMQQETEEGLEQWLHELGIIISFKDCRKKSLYEAVEIIVAVFIKEKSTISYVQYFLDLVLERDVRTQSGIADFLEYWDKNGSKFSIPSPEGNDAVRIMTIHKSKGLEFPVVIFPFAEEDYARAPRSKMWLEMDEADFAISKALVDVRKEVSEYGEKAALVYEEKSQQDLLDNINVLYVALTRAEEQLYIISGKNVSSKGELKNNMSSYFIKYLDYKGVYQEEKRIFEFGTPERKSVARPQGEQQQLITVVQEKLDPKAVKIAQREALMWGTAQERAIEFGNVLHEILSFVKTGNDIPLAIIKAQESGLITHTQKEEVEKTLWEIVEHPELQLFFEEGNVVYKEQSIIKKGNRTIKPDRVVLKERKAYLLDYKTGMHQAKYEKQLEEYKMALEEMGFEVMKKTLVYIGETLNVIHL from the coding sequence GTGAATAAAACTGCATTCTCCATATATGATGCTTCGGCAGGTTCCGGAAAAACCTATACGCTTGTAAAAGAGTATTTAAAGATACTGTTGCAATCGGATACCAACGATGCCTATAAAAAAATCCTGGCCATTACTTTTACCAATAAAGCGGTTGAGGAAATGAAAACCAGGATTGTTTCCAGCTTGTCGGAGTTTTCAAAAGAAGCGCCAAATGACAAAGCAATGGACCTGATGCAGGATATTGCTGCCGAAATACGGCTCAGTCTGGTTACGATTAAAGATAAATCGAAAGCTATTATTAAAAATATCATTCACAATTATGCCTCGTTTGATATTTCGACCATTGATAAATTCACCCATAAGGTTATTCGTGCGTTTGCACATGATCTGAATCTTCCGGTCACGTTTGACGTTTCTCTGGAAACCGATTCGTTATTGCAGGAAGCGGTTGATGCTATAGTCGCCAAAGCCGGGGAAGACCATGAACTGACCAATATCCTGGTAGACTTTTCAGTTGATAAAACGGATAATGATAAAAGCTGGGACGTTACCGGGGAATTACTGGATGTGGGCAGGCTGCTGATGAATGAAAACAACCGGAATGAGATCGTTAATTTCCAGGATAAAACAATTGAGGAATTCCAGGTCATCAAACAGCAGTTAACAGCTGCTATTGCAAAACTGGAAGCCGATTGTGTGGCGAAAGCCGATGAGGCAATGGCGTTGATTGAAAGCAAAGGCATCGATTTAAAATCGTTTTCCCGCGGAACTTTTCCGAATCATTTGGGATACATTCAGAAAGGAGAACTGAAAAGCAGCCATAAAAAATTCCGGGAAGCCGAAGATATAGCCGTTAATAAAACGGCAAAAGACAAAGAAATTATAGAAAGCATATCCGGAACGTTAATAACGTTGCTGGAGGAAGTCTATAAAAACTATGAAAAGAAAAGTTTTTATGAGGCCTTTCTAAAAAATATTACACCCTTATCGCTGCTGAACTCCATTAGTAAAGAACTGGAGCGGATTCAGAAAGAACAGAATATCCTGTCTATTTCCGAGTTCAATGCGATTATTTATAAAGAAATTCAGAACCAGCCGGCTCCTTTTATCTATGAGCGTCTGGGGGAACGGTACAAACATTTTTTTATAGACGAATTTCAGGATACTTCCGAAATGCAGTGGCACAACCTGATTCCGTTAATCGATAATGCGCTGTCGAGCGAAGATCTGAGCGGAACAAGAGGCTCGCTGATGATCGTGGGCGATCCGAAACAATCCATTTACAGATGGCGGGGCGGTAAAGCAGAGCAGTTTATTGCTTTGAGCAAATGCCGGAACCCTTTTTCAAATCCGGACAAGCAATTGGTGCGTCTGGAGAAAAATTTCCGGAGCTATTCGGAAGTCATCGAATTCAACAACGCCTTTTTTGCCATGCTGTCTGATGAGTTTTCCAATGCGGATTATCAGGATCTGTACAGGAACCACAGCCATCAGCAGGTAAATGCTAAAACCGGCGGCTATGTGAATATTTCGTTTATTCCGGATGTAGTGGAGGCCGACGAAAACAACGAGGAAGAAGCGGATGGAAAAGAGCAGTTGTACCTGAAAGCGACATTGCAGACCATTAAAGAAGTAGTGGCTAAAGGTTTTGCCTATAAAGATATCGTGTTGCTTACCCGTAAGCGCTCTTCGGGTGTGGCGCTGGCAAATTTTCTAACCGAAAATTCGGTTAAGATACTCTCGTCGGAAACCCTGTTAATTGAAAATGCCACAGAGGTGCGTTTGATCCTGAATGTACTGCGATACCTGAAAAACAATAACGATAAAGAAGCGAAAGCTGCCTTTTTGTATTTCGTTGCGCAATACAGGCAAACGCAGCTGCCGGTTCACGATTGTATCGAAAAAGGTATGCAGCAGGAAACGGAAGAAGGATTGGAACAATGGCTGCACGAACTGGGGATTATCATCTCGTTTAAAGACTGCCGTAAAAAATCCCTGTATGAAGCGGTGGAAATTATTGTGGCCGTTTTTATAAAAGAAAAAAGTACGATTTCCTACGTACAGTATTTCCTGGATCTGGTATTGGAAAGAGATGTGAGAACACAATCCGGAATTGCCGACTTTTTGGAATACTGGGATAAAAACGGATCGAAATTCAGTATTCCGTCACCGGAAGGTAATGATGCTGTCCGGATCATGACGATCCACAAATCGAAAGGACTTGAATTTCCGGTGGTTATTTTCCCGTTTGCGGAAGAAGACTATGCGCGCGCGCCGCGAAGTAAAATGTGGCTGGAAATGGATGAAGCCGATTTTGCTATTTCGAAAGCATTGGTGGATGTCAGGAAAGAAGTGTCGGAATATGGCGAAAAAGCCGCTTTGGTCTATGAAGAAAAAAGCCAGCAGGATTTACTGGACAATATCAACGTTTTGTATGTGGCACTTACGAGGGCGGAAGAACAGCTGTATATTATCTCCGGTAAAAATGTGAGCAGTAAAGGCGAGCTGAAAAACAATATGTCCTCCTATTTTATTAAATATCTGGATTATAAAGGCGTATATCAGGAGGAAAAAAGAATCTTCGAATTTGGAACACCGGAACGAAAATCTGTAGCCAGACCGCAGGGAGAGCAACAGCAGCTGATTACGGTAGTTCAGGAGAAATTAGATCCTAAGGCCGTGAAAATCGCCCAAAGAGAAGCTTTGATGTGGGGAACGGCTCAGGAAAGAGCTATTGAATTTGGAAATGTACTCCATGAGATCCTGTCTTTTGTAAAAACCGGCAACGATATCCCGCTGGCGATAATCAAGGCGCAGGAAAGCGGACTGATAACGCATACGCAAAAGGAAGAAGTAGAAAAAACCCTGTGGGAAATTGTGGAGCATCCCGAACTGCAATTGTTTTTTGAAGAAGGCAATGTGGTTTACAAAGAACAGAGTATTATTAAAAAAGGGAACAGAACCATTAAACCGGACAGAGTGGTTTTAAAAGAACGGAAAGCCTATTTGCTGGATTATAAAACCGGGATGCATCAGGCGAAGTATGAAAAACAGCTGGAAGAGTACAAAATGGCATTGGAAGAGATGGGATTTGAAGTGATGAAAAAGACCCTGGTGTATATAGGGGAAACTTTAAATGTGATACATTTGTAA